A window of Quercus robur chromosome 12, dhQueRobu3.1, whole genome shotgun sequence genomic DNA:
TTACTTATCATGTCTAATAAACTAATTTGTGCCAACAAGATCCATTTCAAATAGCACTTCTTCTTCCCACATCAGTCTCTTGGGAAATCGAATTCCTCAAAACATATTGTCCACTAGTATTTTTTCAGTGAACTTCATTGAAATGGCAACATTGGTTGGCATGGGACTTCCTGAAGACCATGGTAGTAAATCTTTCCCCTGCAACACCCAACTtggacaaaagaaaaaaccaataTTTCGTTGAACTTGAAGATGCGTCCCTGTCTATTATCTATATGTTGCTTCATGGAGCTATTTAAATTAATATCATTGAGGCTAGGGCAGATGTTAGGGATGAAAAAGTGACAAGCTTTTATGgtaatttcaatttgatttagAGCTATGTGGGAAAGGTCAGCTGACAGCCTCACACTGACAGTAAAGTGCACATGACAATAATGGTATCTTAAAAATCTTATTCAGCCATTCTTAAGCAGTCCTTCCTAAGTGGTCATCCTAATGTGCATCACTTTCCAAATGGGTATCCATTTGTCGAAATGCTTTCTCAATGGCTGCATGCTTGAGACTCCAAAACTCAGCCATAAATAATCATGTATCTCCAGTAGCTGTTCCTTTTCTGACTGAACCTATAAATTCATTTTAGCAGAAGagaattcattttaaaatgatGACTGCAACGGATtgatgaaaatagaaaatcttaTGGGACAGggtccttctctctctctcagagagCAAACAACAGCTTTTCCCCCTCCAATTAGATTAAAAGAGAATCCTTCTGTACCCTATTTGTTAAAAGTGAACATCTTGCAGATAAGGTCCACAATATCCATTTTCTGAGAGAGAACTTTTTAAAGTATTGCCTCTAGTGCATTATATGTTTCCTCTCAAACAAATGGCTGACTTTAGCATCCTCCCACCCTAGCACTGCCATTTCCCTCCAGAACCCATCATTTTGGGTGGGCTCTTAGTGTAATCTTCATTTGGATGCTAACATCGTTTTCTTTGTTTGTACTTCTAGTAGTGGGCATTTGAAACAGCAAATGTTACAATTAGGTTGGGAGGTTTATATGTGTACATGGGATAGCCATATGACTCTTACCCTCCATTAATAGTTAAAAATGGACAGATGGTTCATATTTGCATTAGGGTAAAACTTGTAGGTTAACATTGTTTCAGTTCAAAAGTTACAAACCAAATAGAACTCCAAAGTTAGTAGGTGTagtttgttataatttttagcactctctctccctccctccccAAGAACATTGATATCACTAGTACGCCTATGTCATTGTTGCACTTTGCAAGTTGCAACTATCAATTAATTGCCTGTTGAGTATAGCTTTTTGAGAAGACCCACAATGTAGTTTGCGCTCTTAATAAAAATGAACATTAATTTTCTGTAGGTTCTTGATGAAGCCGATCGAATGCTGGATATGGGATTTGAGCAAGAAGTTCGCTCTATTCTGGGTCAGACCTGTTCTGGTACGCAGAGTATTAACAATGGTTTCTTTGTTAGTTATGCTTCTTATGTTTGTGttgaaattatttgtttatttatatgttCCCTTTATTCTTGAATGCTCATCTACTCTCTGTTTTGTTCATtcctataaataaatatctttGATAGCTGATGTGCTGAGCATGTTATCTTCCTCCAATAGCTCCCACTTGAATTTCCTAGTCTAGTTTCTGCCTTCCTAGTCTCTTGATGCAGTAACTACAGCTAACAGTTTGTAGTGTTCAAATGAGAGTGTTGATGCCTGATATTGGTAATCCTGGAAAGGCAGTGCAAGGTCTGGTAATGCATTATAAGTCTGATGTATTATGTCAAAGAATTAAAAAGTCAAAGTCAGGATATTGGTACCCCTTCAAAGCCattttttcaattctctaaAATTGAGGGAGTTTGAAAGGAGAGGATATAAGGTTAATTGAATCAATCTTTACTTCCACTTTACTcttaatttatgaaaattaacTCTATCTGAACAACTTATCATTTATTTCTTCCTATTGTCAATTGACATCATCTATTATACATTCATTATTTCTTCTCATTCCCACTATGCAACCAAACAGATCTGTTCCCCTCTCCGATCctaatatttattagaacatCCAATTGAAGGGATACTTATTCCTTCTGTTCTCCTCTTCCTCCCCCATGAATTGTCTCCCTCCAAATTCCCATACGTGGTAAATTGATGGGAAATTATAGAGGGTCATTGTTCGCCTGAGTTCCTGATGTGGGACACACTTGGAACCTTGCCCACAATTGCTTATGCTTTGGGCTTTAGGGTTTCCAAAGTAGTGATCTTagggtttggaattttatatGTACTTAAGAATCTGTAAGGTATAATTAGAAAAAGATAGGAATTTTGTTGAACAAAAAAGAAGGATTTAAAGTCACGGGGAGGAATCTTGAAGAAAGACAGGTTTTATGAGGGAACGCAATTAGTGGTGGGACATGATCtgaatttaattttcaaaattgtggAGAGATTCAGTGGGCTATTGATTAACTGGCCAACAACCAATGCTTAGAACAAGATTAATGGAATGTGGCAGAGCTTGGATTGTCATATTAATAGGGCTTTTaaccaagagccttgtagctcaactagcacCTTTTGGTGTTTCCAACAGAGACGTCAAGGGTTCAAATTCTTCTTCCCCTtgtgtaactatcaaatttgtcaaaatatatTGATGGGGCTTTTAACTGTGGAAATAATGGACCAACAGCTGACCCTAGGCAGCCCAGTTCAGATACTGGGTCTATTATGATTTGAGTCTATCTGATGCTTTGGATATAGTGGTGTCAATGGAGCTCTTTGTCCATTGGATTTTCTGTTGCGTTGCTGATATCTTCTGGATTGATGGTGACATTGTTTAATGGGTTTGAGTTGATCTTTAACCTTCAAGCTATATGGATgatttttcctctctctaatTCATCTTCTCTGCTGTCTCTGTTAGTAAAGCCAAAATATTCCATGGTAAAATATAAACTTCTTAAGTAGTTTATAGCTCTGCTGGTACTTTCTCTTCCCATAATAGTGGGATGGAGGCTAAGGTCGTGGGTTCAAGATCCACTAAATGTGTGTAACTTaacaatcaatatatatatatatatatatataaaactgattGTTTACCCAAGTATACTTCTtgtatacttgggtgactcATTTTCCtgatttatatatgttttttattacttatcaaaacatatatataagtatataaatatataaatgacTTACAACATGaaccatatcatctatatataatttataacttTTTGTTGATGCCTTCTCATGTTACCGCATAAACTTTTGaaatcccaaaattttccatgtcatcattctaatatatatatatatatttaattgagtttaaattcTATTGCCTAAAAAACCCTTTTATATTTACACCTTCAATTACATGAACTGCCACTGACATGAAACAAACAATAGATGAGTTTGGTTGAGTAGCCCTGTTTATATTGGGTTTTTGGTAGAACATGTCAGTTGCATCCCTCCATGTGACCCATCTATAATAATGAAATATGCCACTCACATTAAACAATCATGTAAATAGATCAGTTTGGTTGAGTATTCCTGTTTTTAACCATGTCTTTCAGGTAAACATCTTACTCTCATTTATATTGGGTTTTTGGTAGAACATGTCAGTTGCATCCCTCCATGCGACCCATCTATAATAATGAAATATGCCACTCACATAAAACAATCATGTAAATAGATCAGTTTGGTTGAGTATTCCTGTTTTTAACCATGTCTTTTACTTAAACATCTAACTCAGTAATATTGGGTTTTGGTAGAATCTGTCAGTTCCACCCCTCCATCCAGTGGGTATCTATGATAAATGTAATATGAAGAAATCTATGATTTGCACTTCTTGTTATCGATTTTATTATCCTCTAATTGAagtttttggatttaattttctttgtcttttgtttGACTCTGCCCTAAGCCTGGATGAATTACTTTTCAGCCTTTCTTgacaagaaatataaaattattaattttgcaCAGCTCGCCAAATGGTAATGTTCAGTGCCACGTGGCCTCTGTTAGTTCATCAATTAGCTCAGGAGTTCATGGATCCTAATCCAGTTAAGGTATGGGTCTTTGTTCATTATCTCCTTTGATCAGTTTCCTAATCACTATCTCTGAAAGAACGATGAACATTGTTTCAGGTTGTTGTAGGTTCAGAGGATTTAGCTGCCAACCATGATGTAATGCAGATAGTAGAGGTATAGAAATTCTCAATACTATATAAATGACCTGTGTAACAATCAGTTGTTATATCTTAGCATAGAAATATGGTTGTATCTATTAAGTAAGAACAATCTTTCTTTAGGTTTTGGACGATCGTTCACGTGATCAGCGTTTAGTCACTCTGCTGGAAAAATACCACCAATCCCAAAGGTATTTGTTGCTATTCATTCACAACCCCCCTGCCCcccctttgaaaaaaaaatcccttttttcccttttatttttaatcatcCGTTAAGCTTGTAAATTCATGCTTGAGACAACTGAAGCCTGGAGGATTCTATCATTGACTTAGATGAATGTATTCTGTATCTCTGTGTCACacaagaaaaacttgaaaatggtTGAATTAccatataatttcttttaatacCTTGTTGTGCCATTTCCTGCTAACACATTTGTACTTCTGCCAGGAATAGAGTATTGGTTTTTGTCTTGTACAAATATGAAACAAAACGTGTTGAAAATATGCTGTTAGAAAGGTATTCCTGCACCTATACTTTGATTTGGACTCCTTAGCCAAGCCAGACTACTCTGGCTATGGCTCTTAAAATGGAAAGCCACTGATGATGTTAACATGCAATTTCTAGGGGTTGGAATGTTGTTTCTATACATGGTGACAAAGCACAACATGAACGTACAAAGGCATTGTCATTATTCAAGAAAGGAAGCTGCCCTTTGATGGTAAGTTATTGTATCTTATTGCtcaatttttgagtttttttacaCACGCAAGCACACAAAAGAATTGATTGAAAGGGCCTCATCTCTACATAACTTGATCTATAATGATCATTGACAATTTCCAGTAACCTATTAGTCCCATTTACATGTGACCATACACACGCAGATAGCTACTGACGTAGCTGCTCGAGGATTGGATATTCCGGATGTTGAAGTGGTGATCAACTATAGTTTTCCTCTGACCACAGAAGACTATGTCCACAGAATTGGGCGGACTGGACGGGCTGGTAAAAAGGGTGTTGCTCATACATTCTTCATGCAGCAGAACAAggtaatttgtgtgtgtgtgtgtgttattcaATAACTTGGTCATCTGACTAAGGATGtgttttgccaatttttttctttttcattttctccagTATTAATAGTACTATTTCAGGGGCTTGCTGGTGAGCTGGTAAATGTCCTCAGAGAAGCCGGGCAAATTGTGCCTGACGCCCTTTTAAAATTTGGCACTCATGTAAAGAAGAAGGTGTACATTTCTTCcccattttaataatttttctccCCATTAATAGGTTTCGTACTTACATGTTCACAGTTCACATTCATGTTCAGATAGTTGCTAAATTTTTCTCCCTAGTCTCAAGTGTTCGcgctattttttttctttggttctaTGTCAACACGCCCTGGCCTGTGCATGTGCATGCAAGATATTTCAAGCATCTTTTCCATCAAAGTAGTTTAATACTTCGTGTTGCAATGCAGGAGTCCAAGCTTTATGGGGCTCACTTTAAGGAAATTTCTCTAGATGCTCCGAAGGCTAAAAAGATTACATTTGATGACTCTGATGATGATGACTGAATCATGGGGTAATCCAAACTCATTCTTCTGTAGGCACAGACGAAAATATATAGAGCTGATTATTGAAATTAGCGACCTCCCCTCTGTACCTTCCTAACTGAGCCTTCCACAATGACTGTGGCAAGTTAACCTTGAATATGCCATTTATTTTCTGATCTAAGAGTTGAGtcatatatattgttttccGAACTCCTTGGTGGAGTAACATTTTTGTTGCTACATGCTGAACAATCAGCCTTGttaaattgtatttaattattttccaatTCCTTTACCAATTATTGAATGGAGATTAAAGACAAATTTTCCTCCTTGGACCAATACCAAACAAGACTAAATCACTTAGGTTACTATTTCTACCTAAAATTAAGTCAAATGATAGGCTCAATGcccccttttaaaaaaaaaaatcagcccTCTTACATGTCATTTCATTTTTTACGTTCCCTCTCTTTGGAATGGCAATGGGTCGGGTTCAGGCCGGGTTTCTTTATGCCTGGACCCGACTTGCGGGCCTAAACCCATTACCTAAACTTGtcccgtttaataaatgggttttttttccAACCCCAAATCCGCCCCGCAGGCTCCACGGGCCCCATTACATCCTACCCATCCCCAAatcacaacacaaacacaagttTCAGATCAATGAacttccctttcaaaatcacaaacacaaacacaaatcctaacataaatacaaacacaaatttcataaacacaaaaatttcaaattttccctttcaaaatcaccaACACAAATACAGatccaaacacaaacataaatagatttcacaaacacaaaatttttagattttatcttccaaaatcacaatcacaaacacaaatcctaacacaaacacaaatacggatttcacaaacacaaaaatttcagatttttcctttcaaaatcacaaacacaaagattGAAACcctaacacaaacacaaaaatttcatatttatgattttctttttcaaaatcaaaaacacaaacacaaacacaataatcaataacacaaacaaagaaaaaaaaacaatgaaagacgaaatgaaccaaaaaaagaaaaatcatgggTGTGAGGTTGAATGAACAGAGTTGACATCGTGAGGTTGAACGAGGCCATGGGGCCATAAGCGAGGCCGTGAAAgcttgagagagaaagaggtgcTGTTGAGATTGAGATttgagagcttgagagagagagagagagagagagagagagagagaggggtggCTGAGtgaggaaaaatgaaatgagTAGGTCAGGTCGagtctgggtttttttttaaaaaaaacccaaactcgaccctattctttatcggATCGAGTAAAATtcggcccattagggtcgggccggGCCGGGTACTCGCGGATCGGGTAGAAATTGCCACCCCTGCCCTTTCTTCCTTTATTTAATTCCTACTAATGGGAAAAATTATTTGTGCCgagtaaaaatattattaatccCCTTTTTTTCTGGTGATTTATAAGTGAAGATATTACAATACCAATGAAGTTTATTAAACAACCTAATCCACTTACTAACGAGAAAAATTTTATGAGTAGACTAATTTTCTGTagacaattaataaaaaataaacctcTTAATCTTTTGGGCATGACATTGCCGGTTGAAATTGAGAGAAATTATGTTACAAATTTATCACCGGCTTCTTTGGCTTTCTACTCTATAGAGGAGTATTGACCAAATTCTAGGATCTAGATCATAGGCACAAACTGGAATGTTAAGGCCttatttggttttaaaaaaaggtcactcatcactcatcacttaaaataccccaatttcCTACCCCACCTGTTTgacacatattttcagtttttcatcactcaattttttctactttttgtgggacccatacCTGAGCACTATGTCATAAGTTCTGTTAGCCTACCCGCCTCCCCCTCACTCTCTTCATTTCATTCTCTTCCCCTTTAGTCACCTTTGCCCTGTTACTCTCATTGGAGCTgtcctctttctctttcatttctcaTGTACACACACATCAACAAGAACAATCCTATCCCAAACCTACAGCCAAACCATCATAAACATACAAACACAAATGAATACAAACATAAACTCATAGGTATCCACAGATgttcaaatcaaaacccacaaatacccaaatcaaaaatcacaaacacagacCTTATGCCCAAATCAAATCCGAACCCACACCACAAATATGAACCCATAACAGCCACCCACATCTCAGATCTAAACCCACCACAGCCACACCACAAATCTgaaccccacacacacacacatacacccatgtcttaaaaatcaaaaccctataACCACATCTCAAATCCGAACTCCGCACCCacaagatagagagagagagaaaaaattttgatcACCTGGGTTTCGGTCTTCGCCTGGGTTTCGGTCATGAAAATGAGTTTCTTCGCTCCGGAAGTTCGATCAACGAATGgaaatttatgggtttttgtttctgGGTATAAATTTATGCATGTATGAAAATGGTGGAGTGGgtctaaagaagaaagaaagaaagaaaaagatagaagaagaagaacaaaaaaaaaaaaaaatgttggaaggggtctgaagaagaaagaaaaagaaagaagaagaagaaggaaaaaaaaaaaaaacattggagtgggtttgaagaagaaagaaaaataaagaagaagatgaggaaaaaaaaaaaaaaaaagccttggAGTGGgtctgaagaagaaagaaagaaagaaagaaaaggaaagaagaagaggaagaagaaagaaagaaggagaaaatGCCGTTGGTGATGTGACAATGCATTGGCGAGGGGGCCCACTGAGACAGC
This region includes:
- the LOC126708771 gene encoding DEAD-box ATP-dependent RNA helicase 5; its protein translation is MGRKLEDSTTTGVLPGDSEPPQNPENKIKKKKKNKNKQRNKDKAEEPEASNPKRKHEEIELKEKKSKNKKPKEDEKESKTHQGKEEGEAVEDGLVVVSGHNVKLGKYAPLKSFAESGLPQEVLECCKNFQSPSSIQSRAWPFLLDARDFIGIAATGSGKTLAFGVPAIMHVLNKRKGKMSKGRNPLCLVLSPTRELAQQISDVLCDAGKSCGVESVCLYGGTSKGPQIASLKSGVDIVIGTPGRLKDLIEMGVCCLKEVSFVVLDEADRMLDMGFEQEVRSILGQTCSARQMVMFSATWPLLVHQLAQEFMDPNPVKVVVGSEDLAANHDVMQIVEVLDDRSRDQRLVTLLEKYHQSQRNRVLVFVLYKYETKRVENMLLERGWNVVSIHGDKAQHERTKALSLFKKGSCPLMIATDVAARGLDIPDVEVVINYSFPLTTEDYVHRIGRTGRAGKKGVAHTFFMQQNKGLAGELVNVLREAGQIVPDALLKFGTHVKKKESKLYGAHFKEISLDAPKAKKITFDDSDDDD